The sequence aacttGATTTTTTTCTCTAAGTTCGATTTGGTTTGTTCTGTTTTGCAGTAAagttcagaatatttgatttaatttgtcGATAAttcgatttttaaaaaaatgattcagTTTAATCGAATATTCATTTTAATTAACTACAACGGGTGGGGCGGGGCGGAGCCAGCCCCAGGTAGTTTTGAATCCTGGCTCTGCCCCTGTAGCAAATGCAATTttaggaaaataaaaaaaatcagtgaTATGATGAGATTATTATAGTGATTTTAAATAAGTATTCACCAAATCAATGTTTTAGTTTACAATAGGATCCTCAACTTTAGTAGATATTAGTATTCGAATACACGCGTTGTGTACTTGTATAgtctattttttaattaaaaaaaataaaaaaaaatagagaaataaaaaaaaatacaaaaatgatgtttctatatataaatatgtaataacaggcaaaaaaaaaaaacatgatatTTCTGTAAATAAATAGCTATCAAATGACAAAAAGTGTGAGGATATACCAATGCACCAAAGTAGAGATTCATGCTTGACATGATATTGAATTAAATTATGGTAAATTTGATACTGCGATGACGGATCATAACAGCAAAATgtcacattttatttttttttatacgcGCGACATTGTAAATTTGACATTTTGGGGTTATGATCTGTAAATGCAATGTCtcaatttaataatatagtatagattataatatagataatcaaaatattattacacttttaaaaaataaaaaataaaataagatagAGGACAACAAGACTGTTTATGTgagaattgaaaaataaaatctggAAATGGTTTTTACAGAAACAAACTAAAATTAGAGTTTGGGAAAAAAGAGTACTCAATTTGATAATCGCAAAAAGAATCGTATGTTATGTCCGAAAGTGTAATTTGCCAGTACCGATAACTACAAGTTATATTTTCTCataattcaaattgaaaatattaattattcatGAAAAAATCTTTTCTCTTTTCCCAGGAAAAAAAATGCAGAAAGGGTTCCTACCATATTCTTGAGTATACTTTATACTTAATTCCACCTTTGTTCATGCACTATAAGTCTATAAGCATCAAGATATTATACGATATTGATTTTAATTAAGATCAGATTTTATGTACCAAATTGTGGCGGGGCACAATAATAAatgagtaacactcctgtgcaacggtctcattcgtgagacgggtcaaccctatccatatttataataataagtaatacttttgacataaaatgtaatactttttaatggataacccatataagagacccgTCACACGAATATGACCCGTGCAACGGTTGCATACAAGTGTTTGCCATAATAAAtatcctcaaaatttttagaaaaacataatattttccaTATGGAACCGAAAGCTTTAAACTAGAACATGAATATCTTGTACAGGAAAAAAAAGCAAACCAAGATTTgagaataattaaattaacATTATATATAGTTGTCAAATCCAGATCAGGTAACAACAAATTGTGCACGCAaataaaacatattttatttttcattcattaaaaattatataaaaatattagtttcAATATAAAAAGGGTGATACACTAAATAATTAGgtttttttgttgggttgtgGGGTTCCATTACACCTAGCCAACCACTTCAGAAACCATTAATTCtttgcttctttttttttctgtcacaaaacataaattaaattttcattatttgcaATTAAAAGGTCCACagaaaagcatgcaataaagGAAATTATCTGATCATGTGATCACGCTTTAAAGAAAAATTAGACACATTCAttaaagggaaaaaaaataaatttgcaattaaatattaaaagttGACAGCTCAAATATTCTGTTGCTATGGTGACAAATTTGATGACCCATCTGGCCATCTCCCCATAAGTGGGAaacaattcaaataaaaaaaaatttaattaagttagatTCAAATTATTCAATAACcgtaggtatatatatatacacatatgtgACAAAAAAGTGATATCTCAATGTTATGTTCATAGAATTTttcatgtaattttttttagagtacAAGTAATCAATTACAACAATGTAAAGAAACTGTTCGCACAACCTGTTATAAAGGTGTACTTCGAATTCTGAAAACGTGTACAACAACAGCAGCAACGGCAACAACAACTAGTCGAGGCAAGAgaatctctctatccgcaagacgaaattgcccgttaacagtgctcaacgttggcggcaatcgtctctaagatacaacgactaacgatcgtgatatagcagcactacaaatatcacgaacttcagcgaacgaaaataagtttcaacttttctttgagaaagtgagggagagatttttcagaaatcagaaatctgatatatacgttatcagatgtttctgtgtaacttttatgtgttataaCCAACGTATATATAGTCTTATATACGAAACAACACGTTTGAaggcgtaaggatgcaacccatgacagaaaaagcccAGAAAGAGTCGTGACTTTTCAGAACTCGCACCTAATAGGTGTCGCGTGCGGGCGGTAATattttaccgctcgggcgcacaCCTACTTTGACGAGGtgatgcgctcgagcggtaattatttaccgcccgggcgcactcaataataaaatattattttaaataaattttatccaaaaaaaataatttatcataAGACCTCGCCTCGCCGGAACGGCCGGCCGCGCGcgtgtgtgtttgttgcatcgattagcgtcttgccccctttacaaaacatccggtGCCCTAAGGGTCCAATCCCATAAACCAAACATGGGTTATTTAAGGTGAACAACAAATTGGAGTTGTTCCAATATGGGACAACCAATTTCCCATTTCCCaacaatttatttcaccaaatttttgaatttttcaataCTTGAGACAAGTGTTTCAAGTCATTTGGGTCAATCATTTCAAACCCTTTCAAGCCCATTTCTTCCAACAATCataattcattcaatatttCCAATAATCTcccacatgaatgaatttcACGTAAATTAGCATTCTCACTAGAAAGTCATTTTGAGTTATTGTTACATCAGGATAGGtagcttgtggctttgaacctaccgtagtaaaatactatcggatttactagttgcatagtgacgcgatatcttgaactagtcaaccgtttgtgtaaaccaagacaatagtacttacataacaatactctaacatattttgttctcacgtTGTGTCCATTTCGGTCCTGGACCGtatcttagattcataagtgttgcaatcaaagcggccaatacttcgcacttatataggtgatctcctatCAAAAGTATCCTGCGTTACTCCACCTCATaggtataggaatcattaaaagaaaacttaacctcaccacaTTTTGCAGGTTATTTATACTTGGATATTTTAGGAATGAGCaagtaacaattccaagcaCTCAgactaatatttataacttagttaTCCCATTGAACCAAtgttttgggatctccaattctcaaggttgggttaccgctataaatatttttaatttgtggattttaaactcattcctccaagtagtttgtacatttgatctctatttatactttttgtaagcggatccgcaaggttttcctttgacttcacatagtcaaccaaataaccccattcgagatcaattgtcttatggtattgtgtctccgacgaatatgttgagatttaccattgtacatactactttgtgctcttcctattgctgactgactgtcacaatgaatcgtaatggaagacaccggtttattccaacatggaatatcttctagaaagtttcgaagccactcggcttcttctccagctttatctagagcaatgaactcggactccatagtcgaccgagctatacaagtttgtttagaggatctccatgacaccgctcctccaccgattgtgaacacatatctactcgtagacttggagtctttcgtgtcagaaatccaatttgcatcacaatatccttctaggactgcaggatattttgtatacactatTTCATAACTAgaagtgtatttcaaatatccaagcactctCATTAGTGCTTTTCAATGATCAtcacttggattacttgtgaacCGACTAAGTTTGTTTACAGTATATGCAAGATCAGGACGGGTACAGTTAGTTAAGTACATTAAACTTCCTATCACCCTtgcatattccacttgtgaaacaggttctcctctatttttggctaaatgtgtACCCAATTCCATAGGTGTTCTAGCCGGAGGACGATTTTTGACATTAAATCGTTCAAGAACTTTTTCTACATAATGAGTTTGGGATAACATAATTCCAGTAGGAAGTCTAGAGACTTTAATTCCTAGAATAATatcacacaatcccaaatccttcatgtcaaaatgttgtctcaaaattttcttggttttcacaatcaattcaCGGTTGCTGCCCAtgattaacatgtcatctacataaagacaaacaattacatatgcatttgtagtaCCTTTGATGTAGACACATTTGTCACATTCATTTATTGtgaaaccatttgacaacattgcagtgtcaaacttttgatgccatTGTTTAAGTGCTTGTTTGAGTCCATACAATGACTTGACAAGTTTACACACATTTCCTTCTTTTCCGGGTACAATAaacccttctggttgttttatatatatttcttcgtccaactctccaTTCAAAAGCGctgttttaacatccatttgatgtatCTTTAGATCATGCAATGCTGCAATAGCTATGAGAACACGAATGGGTGTTATTCTAGAAACAGGAGAGTAGGTATCGAAGAAATCATATCCCTCCTTTTGTCTAAAACCTTGAACCACTAATCgagctttatatttatctatagatccatcttctttgtatTTTCTTTTAAGAATCCACTTGGATCCTAAAGATTTACATCCCGGAGGGAGATCAACCAACTCCCACGTATGATTGTGCATGATAGaatctattttattttgtatggcttccttccaaaaagaagcctcaggatttgataaagcctcttgaagagttcttggttcattatctaacatgtatgttagaaaatcagCACCAAACGACTTTTCAACTCTTACACGCTTGTTGCGTCATGGTTCCTcgttgttttgtggagtttcagttgtgttttcatgagttcgcttgttcgaactaatttctttcctttctttacatggaaagatattttcaaagaatacaTCATTCCTTGACTCCATAATTGTGCCTTCATGTACATCAGGAATCATTGACTTATGTACTAAAAATCGATATGCACTACTATTGtatgcataaccaataaatatacagtcaaccgttttaggcccaatttttatttgttttggcttaggtacttctactttagccaaacacccccacactttgaggTATTGGTAAGAAGGTTTACGATCTTTCCACTGTTCATATGGTGTTTCGTCTTTTCCTTTTATTGGAATCCGGTTTAGAATGTGAGTTGCTTAGAGAATCGCTTCACCCCACATATTTTGAGGTAAGCCCGAATTTATTAACAACGCGTTCATCATTTCCTTTAATGTTCGATTTTTGCGTTATGCAACGCCATTGGATTGAGGTGAGTAAGGGGCTgtcgtttgatgaatgatgcctgaagttgagcaaaattcttcaaaaagagccacatactctccacctcgatcatttcgaatcattttaattttcgaacttcgttgattttcaatctcagtcttatatttcttgaaatcttcaattgcttcatctttgcttttcaataaatatacgtAACAAAATCTAgtgcaatcatcaatgaatgttataaagtacTTATTTCCACCTCGTGTGtgtaccatttttaaatcacatacatcagtATGTATTAATTCAAGTGGCGTAGTACTTCTCGTGACATTATAAAATGGAGTTTTAACCATTTTCGcttcaacacaaatctcacacttatgttgtggatttcttttaaacataggtattacatttaaatttgcaaGTCTTTGCAAcgtgttgaagttaacatgtcctaatcgtTCAAGCCATATATCATAACTTTCAGTCAAGTAAGCAGAACCAATAACTTTATTCTTCGCCTCAAGGCGGGAaacattcattacattcaaCTTAAAGAGACCACTATCTTGGTACCCTTTCCCAACAAATACACCAGATTTAGTTAACACAAATTTATCAGATTAAAATACTATTCTAAATCCAGCCTTGCTCAAGAGTGAACCAGAAACTAAGTTCTTCCGAATGTCTGGCACATGCAGCACATTCTTGAGCGTCATCTCTTTACCCGAGGTCATCTTCAACACCACATTTCCCACTCCCACAACTTCAGACGTTGCGGAGTTTCCCATGAACAACTTTCGATCCCCAACGGTGGCATAGGTGGAATACATATCTTTATCGGCACAAATGTGACTCGTAGAGCCGGTATCAATCCACCATCCTCTCGGATCATCCACCATGTTGGTCTCACAAATAACGGCACTTAAATCAATATCAGAAATTGCTAAAGGTACATACCTTTGTTCAACCAAGTTTGATTGATTTCGTTTCTGAtttgtgttctttttctttGGAATTCGGCAATCCCTTGCCATATGATTCTAtttgccacagttgtagcaacTTCCTTGGAATTTCTTCGCTTTCCCTTTTTGCTTTCCATCATGGGGGCGCTTCATCTTGTGACTCGTACTAGATTCCGCCAGATTTGCTTTGGCCTCGGTTTCCATCTTTTTATGTGACTTGGTCTCGGTATTTCTGTTGTCCTCCTCAATGCGAAGTCGCACTATAAGATCTTCAAGTTTCAACTCTTTACGTTTGTGCTTAAGGtagtttttgaagtttttccACATAGGAGGCAACTTCTCAATGATAGACGCGACttggaatggttcattgatttccatCCCTTCGGCCAATAAGTCATGCAAGATGATTTGTATCTCTTGCACTTGACTCATTACAGTTTTTGAGTCTATCATCTTGAAGTCCAGAAATTTGCCAACCACGAACTTGTTTATACCTGCGTCTTCCATTTTGTATTTCTTCTCCAATGAATCCCAGAGTTCCTTGGCCGTCTTGACTGATGAATAAACACTATAGAGAGTGTCATCAAGGCCATTCAGAATATAGTTTCTGCACAGAAAATCGCTGtggttccatgcatcaacaacgGTCCTCATTTGGGTGTCAGAATCGCCATCAACGACGATAGGGGGATCCTCCTTCAGAAATCTAGACAGATTGAGCGTTGTCAGATAGAACAACATCTTATGCTGCCAACATTTGAAGTCGGCACCATAAAACTTTGGCGGCTTTTCTCCATGTGCAGGGGTGGAAGTGAGCGGAGTGAATAAAACAGTAGACATCTTCAGAATCCGAGAAATACAAAAAGTTCGTCTTGCGATTGTTATAAAGGTGTACTTCGAATTCTGAAAACGTGTACAACAACAGCAGCAACGGCAACAACTAGTCGAGGCAAGAgaatctctctatccgcaagacaaAATTTTccgttaacagtgctcaacgttggcggcaatcgtctctaagatacaacgactaacgatcgtgatatagcagcactacaaatatcacgaacttcagcgaacgaaaataagtttcaacttttctttgagaaagtgagggagagatttttcagaaatcagaaatctgatatatacgttatcagatgtttctATGTaacttttatgtgttataaCCAATGTATATATAGTCTTATACATGAAACAACACATTTGAaggcgtaaggatgcaacccatgataGAAAAAGCCCAAAAAGAGTCGTGACTTTTCAGAACTCGCACCTAATAGGTGTCGCGTGCGGGCGGTAATattttaccgctcgggcgcacaCCTACTTTGACGAGGtgatgcgctcgagcggtaattatttaccgcccgggcgcactcaataataaaatattattttaaataaattttatctaaaaaaaataatttatcataAGACCTCGCCTAGCCGGACCGGCCGGCCGCGCGCGcgtgtgtgtttgttgcatcgattaaCGTCTTGCCCCATTACAAAACATctggtgccctaagggcccaatcccataaacCAAACATGGGTTATTTAAGGTGAACAACAAATtggagttgttccaatgtgggacaaccaATTCCCCATTTCCCtacaatttatttcaccaaagttttgaatttttcaataCTTGGGACAAGTGTTTCAAGCCATTTGGATCAATCATTTCAAACCCTTTCAAGCCCATTTCTTCCAACAATCataattcattcaatatttccaataatcccccacatgaatgaatttcACGTAAATTAGCATTCTCACTAGAAAGTCATTTTGAGTTATTGTTACATCAGGATAGGtagcttgtggctttgaacctaccgtagtaaaatactatcggatttactagttggatagtgacgcgatgtcttgaactagtcaaccgtttgtgtaaaccaagacaatagtacttacataacaatactctaacatattttgttctcacgtTGTGTCCATTTCGGTCCTGGACCGtatcttagattcataagtgttgcaatcaaagcggccaatacttcgcacttatataggtgatctcctatCAAAAGTATCATGCGTTACTCCACCTCATaggtataggaatcattaaaagaaaacttaacctcaccacaTTTTGCAGGTTATTTATACTTGGATATTTTAGGAATGAGCaagtaacaattccaagcaCTCAgactaatatttataacttagttaTCCCATTGAACCAAtgttttgggatctccaattctcaaggttgggttaccgctataaatatttttaatttgtggattttaaacccattcctccaagtagtttgtacatttgatctctatttatactttttgtaagcggatccgcaaggttttcctttgacttcacatagtcaaccaaataaccccattcgagatcaattgtcttatggtattgtgtctccgacgaatatgttgagatttaccattgtacatactactttgtgctctTCCTATTGCTGACTGACTGTCACAATGAATCGTAATGGAAGACACCGGTTTATTCCAACATGGAATATCTTCTAGAAAGTTTCAAAgccactcggcttcttctccagctttatctagagcaatgaactcggactccatagtcgaccgagctatacaagtttgtttagaggatctccatgacaccgctcctccaccgattgtgaacacatatctactcgtagacttggagtctttcgtgtcagaaatccaatttgcatcacaatatccttctaggactgcaggatattttgtatacactatTTCATAACTAgaagtgtatttcaaatatccaagcactctCATTAGTGCTTTTCAATGATCAtcacttggattacttgtgaacCGACTAAGTTTGTTTACAGTATATGCAAGATCAGGACGGGTACAGTTAGTTAAGTACATTAAACTTCCTATCACCCTtgcatattccacttgtgaaacaggttctcctctatttttggctaaatgtgtACCCAATTCCATAGGTGTTCTAGTCGGAGGACGATTTTTGGAATTAAATCGTTCAAGAACTTTTTCTACATAATGAGTTTGGGATAACATAATTCCAGTAGGAAGTCTAGAGACTTTAATTCCTAGAATAATatcacacaatcccaaatccttcatgtcaaaatgttgtctcaacattttcttggttttcacaatcaattcaCGGTTGCTGTCCAtgattaacatgtcatctacataaaaacaaataattacatatgcatttttAGTACCTTTGATGTAGACACATTTGTCACATTCATTTATTGTGAAACAATTTGACAACATTGCAGTGTCAAAATTTTGATGCCACTGTTTAGGTGCTTGTTTGAGTCCATACAATGACTTGACAAGTTTACACACATTTCCTTCTTTTCCGGGTATAATAaacccttctggttgttttatatatatttcttcgtccaactctccattcaaaaacgctgttttaacatccatttgatgtatCTTTAGATCATGCAATGCTGCAATAGCTATGAGAACACGAATGGGTGTTATTCTAAAACAGGAGAGTAGGTATCGAAGAAATCATATCCCTCCTTTTGTCTAAAACCTTGAACCACTAATCgagctttatatttatctatagatccatcttctttgtatttccttttaagAATCCACTTGGATCCTAAAGATTTACATCCCGGAGGGAGATCAACCAACTCCCACGTATGATTGTGCATGATAGaatctattttattttgtatggcttccttccaaaaaggagcttcaggatttgataaagcctcttgaagaggtcttggttcattatctaacatgtatATTAGAAAATCAAGACCAAACGACTTTTCAACTCTTACACGCTTGCTGCGTCGTGGTTCCTcgttgttttgtggagtttcagttgtgttttcatgagttcgcttgttcgaattaatttctttcctttttttacatggaaagata comes from Henckelia pumila isolate YLH828 chromosome 4, ASM3356847v2, whole genome shotgun sequence and encodes:
- the LOC140861661 gene encoding uncharacterized protein, yielding MSTVLFTPLTSTPAHGEKPPKFYGADFKCWQHKMLFYLTTLNLSRFLKEDPPIVVDGDSDTQMRTVVDAWNHSDFLCRNYILNGLDDTLYSVYSSVKTAKELWDSLEKKYKMEDAGINKFVVGKFLDFKMIDSKTVMSQVQEIQIILHDLLAEGMEINEPFQVASIIEKLPPMWKNFKNYLKHKRKELKLEDLIVRLRIEEDNRNTETKSHKKMETEAKANLAESSTSHKMKRPHDGKQKGKAKKFQGSCYNCGK